A segment of the Verrucomicrobiia bacterium genome:
GCCGTTCTTTCGGACGGAAGAAAAATCCCCCACGTTTTTGTCTTGAATGCCTCGGAGATCCTGGGAATCTACGACCGCGAGGCCATGGACTTCGAAGCCGGCGAAATCGTGGGCGTCGAGCCCGTGGAAGATCTTCCGCCTTACGAAGAAGCCCGGTGGCTCCGGCTGGACGGCCGCGCATGAATGCTCCCGAAGAAGCGCTTTCGATTTTGTGCGCGGAACACGAAGCCAGCCTGGGCACGGTCGAAGACGGGAAGCCTTATGTCTCGGCTGTGGGTTACGTTTACCGCCCGGCTCCCGAGGGGGGATTAGGACGTCTTTATCTTCTGCTCAGCGATTTGGCCCGGCATTCCAAAAACCTCGCGCGCTCGTCGCAGGCAAGCCTGCTCATCCTCGAGAAAA
Coding sequences within it:
- a CDS encoding pyridoxamine 5'-phosphate oxidase family protein gives rise to the protein MNAPEEALSILCAEHEASLGTVEDGKPYVSAVGYVYRPAPEGGLGRLYLLLSDLARHSKNLARSSQASLLILEKKEGVPVHETRRMSLQGKVARVADAAFFASLKKEYLQLFPRSEMFFQLPDFRFYEMTPEEIHWIGGFGKAGTFR